In the Populus trichocarpa isolate Nisqually-1 chromosome 1, P.trichocarpa_v4.1, whole genome shotgun sequence genome, one interval contains:
- the LOC7465055 gene encoding peamaclein-like, with translation MKLFFAALLLCSLLFSSSFLEPVMAKSSFCTKKCNTRCANAGIQDRCLKYCGICCEQCKCVPSGTYGNKHECPCYRDKRNSKGKPKCP, from the exons ATGAAGCTCTTCTTTGCTGCTTTGTTGCTGTGCTCCCTCCTCTTCAGCTCATCTTTCTTGGAACCTGTCATGGCCAAGTCAT CTTTCTGTACCAAGAAGTGCAATACGAGGTGCGCAAACGCTGGCATACAAGACAGGTGCTTGAAGTACTGTGGAATATGctgtgaacagtgcaagtgtgTGCCTTCTGGAACTTATGGGAACAAGCACGAGTGCCCTTGTTACAGGGACAAAAGGAACTCCAAGGGCAAGCCCAAGTGTCCTTAA
- the LOC7465054 gene encoding uncharacterized protein LOC7465054 — MYSNIVATGAFAWAPSSDVPADSDVDPGTSNADIAHDGLEEGSGDSEEDVIQDFQTDMARMVGGINMSSSSNTKRGDKRKERDHYDVRGRKKKTSGIQLLSRCNQLLESISTKSDSTFVNLDREGYSIREVMAELHSIPGVSIEDEFHDFAIEYLSLRRKKEMWASMGDKEQKLRWLQRMYARTKRA, encoded by the coding sequence ATGTATTCCAACATTGTCGCAACTGGAGCGTTTGCATGGGCTCCTTCATCAGATGTACCTGCTGACAGTGATGTTGATCCTGGTACAAGCAATGCCGACATTGCTCATGATGGTTTGGAAGAGGGCAGCGGTGATTCGGAGGAAGATGTGATTCAAGATTTCCAGACTGACATGGCTCGAATGGTTGGAGGGATAAATATGTCTAGCAGCAGCAACACAAAAAGAGgtgacaaaagaaaagaacgagATCATTATGATGTGCgaggtagaaagaagaaaacatctgGAATTCAGCTGCTGTCAAGGTGCAATCAACTACTTGAGAGTATATCGACTAAGAGTGATTCCACGTTTGTTAATTTGGATCGCGAAGGCTATAGTATTCGCGAGGTGATGGCTGAGCTGCACTCAATTCCTGGAGTTTCAATTGAAGATGAGTTCCACGACTTTGCTATAGAGTATTTGagtttaagaaggaaaaaagaaatgtggGCTAGTATGGGTGATAAGGAGCAGAAGTTGAGATGGCTACAACGAATGTATGCACGCACTAAACGTGCTTAG
- the LOC7459748 gene encoding thioredoxin domain-containing protein 9 homolog, whose amino-acid sequence MANPNLQDIIEKQVLTVAKAVEDKIDEEIAALDRLDLDDIEALRERRLQQMKKMAEKRSRWISLGHGEYTEIPSEKDFFSVVKASDRVVCHFYRDNWPCKVMDKHMSILAKQHIETRFVKIHAEKSPFLAEKLKIVVLPTLALIKNTKVDDYVVGFDELGGTDEFNTEDLEERLAKAQVIFFEGESSQNSSKSSAQTRSVRQSESHDSSDSD is encoded by the exons ATGGCAAACCCTAACCTCCAAGATATTATAGAGAAGCAAGTGCTTACTGTAGCCAAGGCAGTGGAAGACAAGATCGATGAAGAGATCGCAGCCTTAGACCGTCTCGATCTCGACGATATAGAAGCATTGAGAGAGAGACGGTTACAACAGATGAAGAAAATGGCGGAGAAGCGTAGTCGTTGGATCTCTTTAGGTCATGGTGAGTACACGGAGATTCCATCAGAGAAGGATTTCTTCTCTGTTGTTAAAGCTAGTGATCGTGTCGTTTGCCATTTCTATCGTGATAATTGGCCTTGCAAG GTGATGGACAAGCACATGAGCATACTGGCGAAGCAACATATAGAGACACGTTTTGTGAAGATCCATGCTGAGAAAAGTCCATTTTTGGCTGAAAAACTCAAGATTGTTgttcttccaactcttgcactTATAAAGAATACCAAAGTGGATGATTATGTG gTGGGATTTGATGAGCTGGGAGGGACAGATGAGTTTAACACAGAGGATTTGGAGGAGAGATTGGCTAAAGCTCAAGTGATCTTTTTTGAGGGTGAATCGTCTCAAAATTCATCGAAATCCAGTGCACAAACCAGGAGTGTGCGACAAAGTGAGAGCCATGACTCTTCAGATTCAGATTAA